Part of the Bacteroidota bacterium genome is shown below.
ATATGAGTATATCTCAGTTTATACCTGAATTCGGATACCCTTTTATAATAATAAACCGCTAATAGTAATTGTCCGGCCCTTGTTATAACAGATGCTACTCCTACTCCAACAAGACCCATCCGGGGTATTAATAATATATTTAATCCTATTGATGCAATAGCCGCAAATAAATTAAGCAGCGGCAATTTTTTAGTTTCCTTGAGGAAAAACAATGGTTCAACATACACGCAATAAAAATATCGAAGTATTTGTCCAATCAATAATAAAGGCAAAACTTTAAATGAAGAAAAATATACCTCACTCAGCAAATGAATAGTTGCAAATGGATAAAATACGCATAACATAACAATGGTAAATAAAATCACATTTCCTATCCCCCTGTATATTCTGCTTATCCCTTCAACATTCTCCATTAAACGTTTCGATTTTTGATAAATATCGGGCAAAGTTGCACTTTGTAAAGCTTGAAGAATATTTTCAACAATAAAAGCAGTAACAGCAGCAAGATTGTACACAGCTACCAGTTCCAGGGTAAGGTAATTTTCAACTAAAATTTTATCATAATGCATATAGATTAAGGATAATATAATGTAGAACATAATAGGAATAGAATATGAAAATGTATATTTAATAAATCTAAAATCAAACACAAATTTCATCTTAAGTAAAAGCGCTGCCCATGCAATCGCGCTGACAATTAAATAGCTGAAAAATCTCAACCATAATATCGTTTCAGGACCCGACTTATAGTAACATACTCCGATGAGCTCAACTCCAACACTTACTAAAAACATTGATGCAGATATAACAGTATAAGAAACAGGCTTCTGCTGATTTCTATAGTATAATAATAAAAGTGAATTGATCCCCGATAAAGCACTCAATAAGACAGTGCTTAAACCGTACTTTTCAAATGTATAATTAGGATCACTAAATATCATTTGATACATCCATTCTCCGCTAAAAATCAGAATCACCAGAAAAAATACAGCTGCG
Proteins encoded:
- a CDS encoding oligosaccharide flippase family protein, which translates into the protein MKSFLKSTILYSIMAFLPIAARVITLPILLLYLSPKDMGAIGLASTVAVFLPVFFTLGLENGFSYYYFTYNKSKKLLNAYFTSILLTITGAAVFFLVILIFSGEWMYQMIFSDPNYTFEKYGLSTVLLSALSGINSLLLLYYRNQQKPVSYTVISASMFLVSVGVELIGVCYYKSGPETILWLRFFSYLIVSAIAWAALLLKMKFVFDFRFIKYTFSYSIPIMFYIILSLIYMHYDKILVENYLTLELVAVYNLAAVTAFIVENILQALQSATLPDIYQKSKRLMENVEGISRIYRGIGNVILFTIVMLCVFYPFATIHLLSEVYFSSFKVLPLLLIGQILRYFYCVYVEPLFFLKETKKLPLLNLFAAIASIGLNILLIPRMGLVGVGVASVITRAGQLLLAVYYYKRVSEFRYKLRYTHIFMIGIICTLLLIMIFNYWGISTQTQMYIYLIPFVVFSIMSYRVFLRGITLRNTFSKSVFKTIQDRM